A window of Variovorax paradoxus genomic DNA:
CGCCGCGTGCTGCCGTACACGGCATAGCCCGCGTTCCTCAGCAGCGGAATCAGCGCGGAGCCCACGGCCCCGGTCGCACCCGCCAGAAATACTTTCTCGCTCATCGCATGACTTCCTTCAAGCTGTTCATGGAACGAGCTTAGGCCTACGATGACTCACCCGAAAGAACCAAGAATCCACAAAACGACTGGGCCATGATGGCAAGCGAGAACACCCCCGCCGGCAACATCCCGACGCTCGACCGCGCCAGGACGACGCCCCTGTTCCGGCAGATCTACGAGCGCTACCGCAGCGCCATCGAGCAAGGCACGCTGCGGCCCGGCGACCGGGTGGCGTCGGCGCGCAGCCTCGCCAGCGAACTGGGCGTGGCGCGCGGCACCGTCGAGGCGGCCTACAACCAGTTGGCCGGCGAAGGCTATCTCTCGTCGCACGGGCAGGCGGGCACGGTGGTGTCGCCGTCGCTGCCGCCGCAGCGCCAGGCGCGACGTGAATCCCGGCGCGCCGAGACGACCGCCGCGATCGGCGGACTCATGCAGCCGGGCGAGCCGCCGCCACTGCAGCTCGGCATTCCGTCGCTCGACGCCTTCCCGCGCAAGCTGTGGTCGCGCCTGGCCGCGCGGCGCATGCGAGCGACCGGCGCGGCCGACATGTTCTATGGCGACCCCGCTGGCTTCGCGCCGCTGCGGGAGGCCATCGCGGCCTACCTGCGGGTGTCGCGCGGCGTGGCCTGCCATCCCTCGCAAGTGCTGGTGACGGCGGGCTATCGCGCCTCGCTCGCTTTGGTTGCGCGCACCTTGCTGAAGAAGGACGACCGCGTGTGGATCGAAGACCCGGGCTTTCCGCCGACACAGGAGGTGCTGCGCCACACGGGCCAGCGCACGGTGCCCGTGCCGGTCGACGACGAGGGGCTGGTCGTCGCGCGCGGCCTGCGCAAGGCGCCGGCCGCGCGCATGGCTGTCGTCACGCCCTCGCACCAGGCG
This region includes:
- a CDS encoding PLP-dependent aminotransferase family protein, which produces MASENTPAGNIPTLDRARTTPLFRQIYERYRSAIEQGTLRPGDRVASARSLASELGVARGTVEAAYNQLAGEGYLSSHGQAGTVVSPSLPPQRQARRESRRAETTAAIGGLMQPGEPPPLQLGIPSLDAFPRKLWSRLAARRMRATGAADMFYGDPAGFAPLREAIAAYLRVSRGVACHPSQVLVTAGYRASLALVARTLLKKDDRVWIEDPGFPPTQEVLRHTGQRTVPVPVDDEGLVVARGLRKAPAARMAVVTPSHQAPLGVSMSLARRLQLLEWASKVNAWIVEDDYDGEYRYAGPPLPALKSLDGNDRVLYAGSFSKVLYPGLALGYLVVPESLRARFEEAARIGSNGSPQLTQAIVADFMREGHFSRHLKKMRLLYARRRSMLATALLKAFGHAVRIDLKSGGMHLIARFDGHGHGDAELARRAQQAGLNCQPLSGRRIAANGDEGLLMGFTNIASAIEANRLAARLRAAFD